TCCCGATCTGCTGGAGATCTACCGCGAGAAGCGCCGGGAAGCGCATCGGGCCGACCACCCCGAAGGATGATCGGCCCGACGACTCAGGTGGTTCTGCGCACGGCTCAGTAGGCGAAGTTCCACAGGGTCCAGCTGCCGGCTCCACCGGGACCACTGGTCTCGGACGATCCGTGCAGTCCCTCGCGTCCCGCGGGTGCCTGCCAGCGGGCGAGGCGGTCGGGGTCGTCACTGGCCAGTACCGGGTCGCCGAAGCCGCCCAGGTAGCTGCCGTCGGGGCGCGGCGTGATGCCCAGTGCCTCGGTGTCGCGCTCGTCGACGAAGCCCGGCGTCGTGAACAGGTCGCGCATATAGGCCCACAGGTTCGGCAGGTCGTGCACGCGTAGGGCCTTGTCCCGCAGGTCGATCGGGAAGCCGGTGACATAGGTCTGGTCAAAGCTGGCGAGCGTGCAGAACAGCCGCACATCGGAGTCGGTCAGCTGGTCGCCGAACAGATAGCGACGGGTCGCCAGACGGTGGTCGTAATCACGCAGGCGCGCCTCGTAGACGCCGAGGGCCGCGCGGGCGGCGTCCTCGGTGGTGGCGAACAGGACCTTGTAGGGGCCGTTGTTCACATCGTCGAACAGCTGCTGGTTGAGCACATCGATCTGGCCGCGCAGCGCCTCCGGGTAGAGGTCCGGCGCGCCCGCCTTGTGGAACTGCGACCAGGCGGTCTCCAGCTCAAGGCTCATCACGTGGTAGTCGTTCATGACGACCTTGCCGGTCTTGGTGTCCACCAACGCGGGCACCGTGCCGCGGCCGGTGTAGGAGGGATCGCCGGCGTGATAGGCCTCGTTGAGGCCCTTCAGGCCCAGTACCGCGTCCTTGCCGCCGGGCTGGTCGGCGAACACCCAGCCGCCATCGTCGCCACGGCCCGACACATAGGCAATGGAGATCGCATTCTCAAGGCCCAACAGGCGGCGCACGATGATCTGGCGGCGAGACCATCCGCACTCGGCCGAGATCACGAGGCGGTAGCGACCCGCCTCCACGGGAAGCTCGCCCGAGGTGAAGCGGGCGGTGAAGTGGTTCGGCTGGCGCTTGAAGGCGCCGTCGTCGGTCTGCTCCTTGCGGAAGATGGAATCGCCCACCTCACCACGCGGGCGCGTGTTGACGGATGCTGATTCGGGAAGTGCGGTCATCGTATTTCTCCTTGGTCCTGGTGGATCGCGTTGTCGTGGGATGGCGCTTCATTGACTGCTAACGCCGGGGAGGGCCCATCTGATTCCAGCGGGGGTCGATCGCTGTCGGGGATGTCATAGGTGAACACCAGCAGGCGCTGTCCGCCGTCGACGACGAGGGTCTCGCGCTCGGGGCGGCGCACGAAGCCGAGCCTTCGGTACATGGCGTGGGCACCGGTCATCTGGGGTCCGGAATGGATGCCGATCCGGCTGATGCCGCGCTCGCGGGCCACCTGGATGGTCTTGGCGACCAACAGGGCGGCGATGCCGCGTCCCCGTGCCGCGGGATCGACTCCGATCATGTGGAATTCGAGCTCATCGGGGTGCGCCGGCTGCGTCTGCCCGTCCTCGCCGACGTCGGGTTCGGCGACGAAGCCGGGGGACGGCGTGAGCACCGCACCGAGGATCTTGCCCCGTTCTGCTGCCACCCAGATCTGGTAGTCGGGTACCCACGAGGCGATGCCACGCAGCCGCTCGATGTACTGGTCGGTGTTGTGGAAGGAGCTGGTGTAGGCCCGCACCAGGAGGTCGGCCACCTCGGGAAACTCACTCGGCTCGGCAAGGCGCGTCGCGGTGGTGGCCCTGTGCTGCGGTCATTGTGCCGTTCCCTCCGGGGTCGCTGCGGTGTGATGGTCGAACAGATCGGTGGAGTAATAGCGTTCGGCCGTGTCGGCGATGATCGTGACAATCACCTGGCCGGCCGTCTCCGGGC
The window above is part of the Propionibacterium freudenreichii subsp. freudenreichii genome. Proteins encoded here:
- a CDS encoding glutathione S-transferase C-terminal domain-containing protein, coding for MTALPESASVNTRPRGEVGDSIFRKEQTDDGAFKRQPNHFTARFTSGELPVEAGRYRLVISAECGWSRRQIIVRRLLGLENAISIAYVSGRGDDGGWVFADQPGGKDAVLGLKGLNEAYHAGDPSYTGRGTVPALVDTKTGKVVMNDYHVMSLELETAWSQFHKAGAPDLYPEALRGQIDVLNQQLFDDVNNGPYKVLFATTEDAARAALGVYEARLRDYDHRLATRRYLFGDQLTDSDVRLFCTLASFDQTYVTGFPIDLRDKALRVHDLPNLWAYMRDLFTTPGFVDERDTEALGITPRPDGSYLGGFGDPVLASDDPDRLARWQAPAGREGLHGSSETSGPGGAGSWTLWNFAY
- a CDS encoding GNAT family N-acetyltransferase; amino-acid sequence: MADLLVRAYTSSFHNTDQYIERLRGIASWVPDYQIWVAAERGKILGAVLTPSPGFVAEPDVGEDGQTQPAHPDELEFHMIGVDPAARGRGIAALLVAKTIQVARERGISRIGIHSGPQMTGAHAMYRRLGFVRRPERETLVVDGGQRLLVFTYDIPDSDRPPLESDGPSPALAVNEAPSHDNAIHQDQGEIR